The genome window CGCCTGGGGTAGTCCAAATTAATAAGATTGGAAGACTTTTTCTAAAAGTCTTTCAGTGCAAGGAATTCTCTGCTAGGATGTTGAGAAATCAATATCATGTCCCCACCCCCAAAACGTAAAAAATCTATCAACATTCTACTTAAATGAGTTAATgtacttgttttgataataacaAGCCATCTACTACCATATACTTTCGGAGGGATGACAAGTTGAGTGCAAAATCAAAGTAATACACAAGCAAAGATTGACgtttattaattttgaacaTAGTTAGAAATTAAGGATTCTAGATTAACATACATTACTATATACGTATACAAGTAGATGAAGAGAGGAAATGGTTTCGAAACTGCAATGCATGCATATTGACTCGGTCTGTGGAAACCGTGGGTTTTCCAACTAATTGTTAGTGATGGGGCTGACCGTGTATAAGTCAGCCAACAGATTTCTACCACAAAGCTCTCTAATATAAATAGACTATCATTTCATTGCTTTCTCATAATAATCACACTCTCCATTTGTTTCATAGTATCAAACATGAAGGTAAGCCCTTTTTCTTACtatagaagaggaaaaaaagaaggtatCCATAGGGTTTGAGCATTAGCCAACTATACCAACACTGTGGTGCTTGGTATTTAGGATTCAAACCCTATCTCCCTTCTAGCCTCGGCCTATTTATGATAAAGGCCACTATGATCAGATCTTGTGGCTTCCATGTACCTATGAGGTCCACAGATTATAAGAGGGCACAAGAGATTTTTACTGTTGGTTTacctagaaaaaaaatgcacatgCATGAAATGAATGTGTCGCTGTACTTTTTGAGTAgcaaacaccaaaaacatatataaacagtttttttttttttattaattctgtTGAAAGATACTAATGATTATACGGTATATATATGGTGCAGCAAAAGATAATAATGAAGGTACAAATGAATTGCGAGAAATGCAGAACCAAGGCCATGAAAATTGCTGCTGTGGCAGAAGGTGTGCATCAAATTTGCTTTTGAGAACTAGAGACAAGGGACTAatggcttttttatttatatgtaacaatttttttttcctgaatatcAAACAGGTGTGATCTCAGTGGcgattgaaagagaaaaaagtctGGTGGTCGTGGTAGGAGACGGAGTTGATTCGGTTAGCTTGGCCGGCTCACTAAGGAAGAAGCTTGGCTCTGCCAATATTGAGAGTGTGCAAGAAGTGAAAGCAGAAAGTGCTGAGAAAAAAGACCCAATTATATGTTATAGCCAATATCCACAATACCCCACGTATGCAGTGGTTTATGATCAATACCCTAGCAATTGCGCCATCATGTGATGAGTATTGCAAGCTGATCCATGAAATC of Quercus lobata isolate SW786 chromosome 8, ValleyOak3.0 Primary Assembly, whole genome shotgun sequence contains these proteins:
- the LOC115955230 gene encoding heavy metal-associated isoprenylated plant protein 47-like produces the protein MKQKIIMKVQMNCEKCRTKAMKIAAVAEGVISVAIEREKSLVVVVGDGVDSVSLAGSLRKKLGSANIESVQEVKAESAEKKDPIICYSQYPQYPTYAVVYDQYPSNCAIM